In one Oryza glaberrima chromosome 2, OglaRS2, whole genome shotgun sequence genomic region, the following are encoded:
- the LOC127763487 gene encoding CASP-like protein 4A2, which produces MALEAQPSPSPSPRRSPEAAAGGAGAAGDPPVTPMHSAAGDEWAAEEKRPPTPPQSSSASPPHSAAIVVSSQTHAAAAKYVPPSAAGHVGGGDGRSWYSWNGGRTAKPYRPPPPPRQKPQFQPPPQPPRAWDPSPPSPPPAPAAPVLVPPPAPAPRPAPAPAPRVPARAVEHDHRVVPDILLRKRRAAVLQRTALVARVAAALLCLAALAVLAADSRKGFALDSYSNYSQLRYSEAVNVIGFVYSVLQFFVLAHLMRRNKHLNPRRKGDYFDFFMDQVLAYLLISSSSSATARVGDWIDNWGSDPFPKMANSSIAISFMAFLVFAISALISAYNLFRRDI; this is translated from the exons ATGGCACTCGAGGCGCAgccctccccgtcgccgtcgccccgccgctcgccggaggcggcggcgggcggcgcgggcgcggcgggggaTCCGCCGGTGACGCCGATGCACAGCGCGGCGGGCGACgagtgggcggcggaggagaagaggcCCCCCACCCCGCCGCagtcctcctccgcctctccccCGCACTCCGCGGCCATCGTCGTCTCCTCCCAGACGCACGCGGCGGCCGCCAAGTACGTGCCCCCGAGCGCCGCGggccacgtcggcggcggggatggccgCTCATGGTACTCGTGGAACGGCGGCCGCACCGCCAAACCGTatcgccccccgccgccgccgaggcagAAGCCGCAATTCCAGCCACCCCCGCAACCGCCGCGGGCATGGGATCCAtccccgccttctcctcctccagcgcCAGCGGCGCCTGTGCTGGTGCCTCCGCCTGCTCCCGCACCGAggccggctccggctccggcaccGAGAGTGCCGGCTAGGGCGGTCGAGCACGACCACCGGGTGGTGCCCGACATCCTGTTGCGCAAGCGGCGCGCGGCTGTTCTGCAGCGCACCGCGCTGGTGGCGCGGGTTGCGGCCGCGCTGCTCTGCCTCGCGGCGCTcgcggtgctcgccgccgacAGCCGCAAGGGTTTCGCCCTTGACTCCTACAGCAACTACAGCCAGTTGCG GTACTCTGAGGCGGTGAACGTGATTGGGTTCGTGTACTCGGTGCTCCAGTTCTTTGTGCTCGCACATCTCATGAGGAGGAACAAGCATTTGAATCCGCGGCGCAAAGGAGATTACTTCGACTTCTTCATGGATCAG GTGCTGGCATACCTTCTGATATCTTCGTCGTCATCAGCAACTGCACGAGTAGGCGATTGGATCGACAACTGGGGAAGCGACCCTTTCCCGAAGATGGCGAACAGCTCCATCGCCATTTCATTCATGGCATTCTTGGTTTTTGCTATCAGTGCCCTCATCTCTGCTTACAATCTCTTCCGGCGAGATATTTAG
- the LOC127762257 gene encoding uncharacterized protein LOC127762257, translated as MASSRVVVAVALLVAAVLAAFAALAPACEGARVMREAAAVGKMSSYQPPVRHKPPVPPSGPSHRHNKRATVPRKRKHFPPSGPSYHDPHS; from the coding sequence ATGGCTTCTTCTCGGGTTGTCGTCGCGGTGGCGCTGCtcgtggcggcggtgctcgccgcGTTCGCTGCGCTGGCGCCGGCGTGCGAGGGCGCGAGGGTGAtgcgcgaggccgccgccgtcggcaagATGTCGAGCTACCAGCCGCCGGTGAGGCATAAGCCTCCCGTCCCGCCGTCGGGGCCGTCGCACAGGCACAACAAGAGGGCGACAGTCCCGAGGAAGAGGAAGCACTTCCCGCCGTCGGGCCCGTCGTACCACGATCCCCACAGCTGA
- the LOC127764743 gene encoding uncharacterized protein LOC127764743, whose protein sequence is MGRNGVEAATAAAAAAACIMLLILLTSGQLQLASAESEIGRCYDDCLPDCEQGSSRAGCKLFCFTCCVLKPTHNCTRGGESTAAAAAAAEFAGDAGCRELCTSSIGDAATGESRATDADVAACVDSCNSYEEKN, encoded by the exons ATGGGGAGGAATGGAGTGGAGGcagctactgctgctgctgctgctgctgcctgcatCATGCTGCTCATCCTGCTGACGTCAGGCCAGCTGCAGCTGGCGTCAGCAGAGTCCGAGATCGGCAGATGCTACGATGACTGCTTGCCTGACTGCGAGCAAGGCAGTTCTCGGGCTGGCTGCAAGCTCTTCTGCTTCACCTGCTGCGTCTTGAAGCCGACTCACAACTGTACCCGAGGCGGCgagtcgacggcggcagcggcggcggcggcggagttcgCCGGAGATGCAGGCTGCAGGGAGCTCTGCACGTCCTCCATCGGGGATGCGGCAACCGGAGAAT CACGGGCAACAGATGCTGATGTTGCAGCTTGTGTCGATAGCTGCAACAGTTACGAGGAGAAGAACTAG